The proteins below are encoded in one region of Nilaparvata lugens isolate BPH chromosome X, ASM1435652v1, whole genome shotgun sequence:
- the LOC120354446 gene encoding uncharacterized protein LOC120354446: MFECKKCGQFFVGRSQLLVHSVRDCSDLATATPDIDEEAETTADDEDADPNWSPTPLRDTTISCLTHDDIESSPITQEQIEEAAIVEAIICAEDEYGMSSCDESYKDSNWKPLPHEENSMYQEKSSGPTGSDKEHTARRRLFTDDNKSTDNDSKRKFLLDSLNSNMEIYKRQRKDLEKAGNTSSARRKGRRILQYKEAIEKVKHGLEINIDSLPDPVPDEQPVQPEPQINTNYQVCEQTIHK, from the exons ATGTTTGAGTGCAAAAAGTGCGGACAGTTTTTTGTTGGCAGGAGCCAATTGCTTGTGCACTCAGTAAGAGATTGTTCAGATTTGGCAACGGCAACTCCAGACATTGATGAG GAAGCTGAAACAACAGCTGATGACGAGGATGCAGATCCCAATTGGTCACCTACACCACTTAGAG ataCCACAATTTCATGTTTGACACATGATGACATCGAGTCATCTCCAATAACTCAAGAGCAGATTGAAGAAGCAGCAATTGTGGAAGCAATCATCTGTGCTGAAGAT gaaTATGGGATGTCATCTTGTGACGAATCATATAAAGACTCCAATTGGAAACCTTTACCACATGAAG aaaactCAATGTATCAAGAAAAAAGTAGTGGGCCAACTGGTAGTGATAAAGAGCATACAGCTCGGAGAAGGCTCTTCACTGACGACAACAAATCAACTGACAATGACTCAAAAA ggaAATTTCTCTTGGATTCTCTGAATTCCAATATGGAAATTTATAAACGCCAGAGAAAGGATTTGGAGAAAGCTGGGAACACAAGTTCCgcaagaagaaaaggaaggagaATTCTTCAATATAAAGAGGCGATTGAGAAGGTGAAACATGGATTGGAGATTAACATCGACAGCTTGCCTGACCCGGTTCCAGATGAGCAACCAGTACAACCAGAACCACAAATAAATACCAATTATCAGGTGTGTGAACaaactattcataaatag